In Mastomys coucha isolate ucsf_1 unplaced genomic scaffold, UCSF_Mcou_1 pScaffold5, whole genome shotgun sequence, one genomic interval encodes:
- the LOC116078885 gene encoding protein RoBo-1-like, whose protein sequence is MFWPSVSKSLLAVCVVLEFAVIVVESFTCENSTCANGFCQSFGACETSKSCFSQTQELKMPEMSRNLNVQQKGCSLDECTGLAFSATLGDQRTFKYEQRCCTTAECNKMDIQPSQVPAKANGVQCLACYMEAGMLCIPTLLKCTGNETKCVSVIGTAAGSNSLLSVVMVGEGCATESACNLDMTVLDLVNIRTFCSSGIPVPSTTSSVPVSTGLRPTSISTVPVLISLLLLNVLF, encoded by the exons ATGTTCTGGCCCTCAGTCTCGAAGAGCCTCCTTGCTGTCTGTGTTGTCTTGGAGTTTGCTGTGATCGTTGTGG agagtTTCACTTGTGAAAACTCTACATGCGCAAATGGATTCTGTCAGTCCTTCGGTGCATGCGAGACCTCTAAAAGCTGCTTCAGCCAAACACAGGAACTTAAAATGCCAG AGATGTCCAGAAACCTAAATGTCCAGCAGAAAGGCTGTTCTCTAGATGAATGTACTGGACTGGCATTCTCTGCGACACTGGGGGACCAACGGACATTTAAATATGAACAGCGATGCTGTACTACTGCTGAGTGCAACAAAATGGACATACAAC CATCCCAGGTGCCTGCAAAAGCAAATGGTGTCCAGTGTCTTGCCTGCTATATGGAGGCAGGCATGCTGTGTATTCCAACTCTCCTAAAGTGCACAGGGAACGAGACAAAGTGCGTTTCAGTTATTGGCACAG CTGCTGGAAGCAACAGTCTCCTTTCGGTAGTGATGGTTGGAGAGGGCTGTGCAACAGAAAGTGCCTGCAACCTGGATATGACAGTTCTTGACCTGGTAAATATCCGTACCTTCTGCTCGAGTGGGATCCCTGTACCTTCAACCACCTCGTCCGTTCCTGTTAGCACCGGTCTTCGACCTACATCCATCTCAACAGTACCAGTTCTGATTAGTCTCCTCTTGCTGAATGTCTTGTTTTGA